Genomic segment of Acidimicrobiales bacterium:
ACAGGAGCCGAAAGCCCTTTCGACAGGCAGCAGGTGACGAGCGTCGCCGGCGCGGCCCGGTCGCTGAGCTTCTGCCCCGAGGCGACCGCGGCGTGCCAGAGCCGAGCGCCGTCGAGATGGACAGGCAGTCCGTGCCGTCGCGCCGCAGCGGCGACTCCCTCAAGCTTGTCCATGTCCCACACGTTCCCGCCCGATGCCATGTGGGTGTCCTCCACCGCCACCGCCCCGATGGAAGGCTGGTGGTGCTGGGTGCGCTCGACTGCGGCATCGACGTCCCCGGGCGCGATGGTCCCGTCGGAGTCGTCGGCCGGCGCCCAGTTGATGCCGGCGTTGATCGCCGCAGCGCCGGCCTCGTACAGCACCACGTGCTGATGGGCGCCCACGACCACGTGGTCACCCGGCCGGGTCAGGATCTGTAGGGCGATCTGGTTGGACATTGTCCCAGACGGGACAAAGAGCCCGGCGGGTTTGCCTACCAGCTCCGCGAACGTGTCCTGGAGCAGGTTGACTGTCGGGTCTTCTCCGTACTCGTCGTCGCCGACCTCAGCATCCGCCATCGCCCGTCGCATCTCAGGTGTGGGCCGGGTGACGGTGTCCGA
This window contains:
- a CDS encoding GntG family PLP-dependent aldolase, translated to MLVDLRSDTVTRPTPEMRRAMADAEVGDDEYGEDPTVNLLQDTFAELVGKPAGLFVPSGTMSNQIALQILTRPGDHVVVGAHQHVVLYEAGAAAINAGINWAPADDSDGTIAPGDVDAAVERTQHHQPSIGAVAVEDTHMASGGNVWDMDKLEGVAAAARRHGLPVHLDGARLWHAAVASGQKLSDRAAPATLVTCCLSKGLSAPVGSILAGPIDLIGEAILRRKRLGGAMRQAGVLAAAGLVAIRSGIDRLAEDHERARRLASAVAERWPGAGCDPQKVETNIVLFSHPHTPQLLAYLRDNDILAGTIAPGVVRLVTHRDVADDGIDLACKALAGAPD